One Luteibacter sp. 9135 DNA segment encodes these proteins:
- a CDS encoding YifB family Mg chelatase-like AAA ATPase, with amino-acid sequence MSLAVTLSRAQEGVTAPQVIVEVHLSGGLPSTSIVGLPEAAVREARDRVRVAIQNTDFEYPSRRVTVNLAPAELPKDGGRFDLAIALGILAAGSQVPRERLDDCEFLGELALSGELRAVPGILPALIRARRSGRRIVVPLANAAEAALIGEGDVLLAGSLAEVCAWLRGQGELVSPAAADFHDQPACGPDMRDLRGQYQARRALEIAAAGGHHILLIGPPGTGKTMLAERLPGILPPMTESEALESCAIRSLSGEAIDPACWRRRPFRAPHHTASGVALVGGGSSPRPGEISLAHNGVLFLDELPEFSRQVLEVLREPLESGQIVISRAARQSTFPAEFQLVAAMNPCPCGYSGDPLHACRCTPDQIHRYRGRISGPLMDRIDLCVEVPRVPIAEFAGMRGPRDDDSATVRKRVINAREKALLRAGQANAELSVVNLERDCALPSAEREWLQETLDRMGASARAYHRILRVARTIADMEGGAGCVEQSHLAEALHYRRF; translated from the coding sequence ATGAGCCTCGCCGTCACCTTATCGCGCGCGCAGGAGGGCGTTACCGCGCCACAGGTGATCGTCGAGGTGCACCTCTCCGGCGGACTGCCGTCCACCTCCATCGTCGGGCTCCCCGAGGCCGCCGTACGGGAAGCGCGCGACCGCGTGCGCGTGGCCATCCAGAACACCGATTTCGAGTACCCCAGTCGCCGGGTCACCGTGAACCTCGCGCCCGCCGAACTGCCCAAGGACGGCGGCCGGTTCGACCTGGCCATCGCGCTGGGCATCCTCGCCGCGGGCTCGCAGGTGCCGCGGGAACGCCTGGACGACTGCGAATTCCTGGGCGAGCTGGCGCTCTCCGGCGAGTTGCGGGCCGTCCCGGGCATCCTGCCGGCGCTGATCCGGGCCCGGCGCAGCGGTCGTCGCATCGTGGTGCCGCTGGCCAATGCCGCCGAGGCGGCCCTCATCGGCGAGGGCGACGTGCTGCTCGCCGGCAGTCTTGCCGAGGTCTGTGCCTGGTTGCGCGGCCAGGGGGAGCTCGTCAGTCCGGCGGCCGCGGATTTCCACGACCAGCCCGCCTGCGGCCCGGATATGCGCGACCTCCGGGGCCAGTACCAGGCACGCCGGGCGCTGGAGATCGCCGCGGCTGGCGGCCACCACATCCTGCTGATCGGTCCGCCGGGCACGGGCAAGACCATGCTGGCCGAACGGCTGCCGGGCATCTTGCCGCCCATGACCGAATCGGAGGCGCTGGAAAGCTGTGCCATCCGTTCGCTGTCCGGCGAAGCCATCGATCCGGCCTGCTGGCGCCGGCGGCCTTTCCGGGCACCGCACCACACCGCCTCGGGCGTTGCCCTGGTCGGCGGCGGCTCCAGCCCGCGGCCGGGTGAGATCTCGCTGGCACACAACGGCGTGCTGTTCCTGGACGAGCTGCCCGAATTCAGCCGGCAGGTGCTGGAGGTGCTGCGCGAGCCGCTGGAGTCCGGACAGATCGTCATCTCGCGGGCGGCACGCCAGTCCACGTTCCCCGCCGAGTTCCAGCTCGTCGCCGCCATGAACCCGTGCCCCTGCGGTTACTCCGGCGATCCGCTGCATGCCTGCCGTTGCACGCCCGACCAGATCCATCGGTATCGCGGGCGCATCTCCGGTCCGTTGATGGATCGCATCGACCTCTGCGTGGAAGTACCCCGCGTGCCCATCGCGGAGTTCGCGGGCATGCGTGGTCCACGAGACGACGACAGCGCCACGGTTCGCAAGCGGGTCATCAACGCGCGGGAGAAAGCGTTGCTGCGTGCCGGGCAAGCCAACGCCGAACTGAGCGTCGTCAACCTGGAGCGCGACTGCGCCCTGCCGTCGGCGGAGCGAGAATGGCTGCAGGAAACCCTGGACAGGATGGGGGCGTCTGCGCGGGCGTATCACCGGATACTGCGGGTGGCCCGGACCATTGCTGACATGGAGGGCGGGGCGGGGTGTGTGGAGCAGTCGCACCTGGCCGAGGCGCTGCATTACCGGCGCTTTTGA
- a CDS encoding phosphopantetheine-binding protein, whose translation MWKDHMATQTAAQHELAELIVTSLNLESVQPADIDPDAPLFGGDLGLDSIDALEIALAVSKRYGFQLKSDNPDNRTIFTSLRTLSDHIEQHRAAA comes from the coding sequence ATCTGGAAAGACCACATGGCAACGCAAACCGCAGCACAGCACGAACTCGCCGAACTGATCGTCACGAGCCTCAACCTCGAGTCGGTGCAGCCGGCCGACATCGATCCGGATGCGCCGCTGTTCGGTGGCGACCTGGGCCTGGACTCCATCGACGCGCTCGAAATCGCGCTGGCCGTGTCCAAGCGGTACGGCTTCCAGCTGAAGTCCGACAACCCGGACAACCGCACCATTTTCACCAGCCTGCGCACCCTGTCCGATCACATCGAACAGCACCGCGCCGCGGCCTGA
- a CDS encoding glycosyltransferase family 2 protein has protein sequence MTAAGERFCILIPCLNEERAIARVVGEALELGLPVIVVDDGSDDRTPDIVGALPVTLLRHDTRRGKGEALRTGFREALRQGIDNVITMDGDGQHRASDIPAILEANRRYPGSIVIGARLLARDQQPPGRRRANAVADWGISWACGRPVADTQSGQRLYPRAAIELVDLPAEHFVFEAALLITACRERGIGVVSVPIASRYEGEFRLSHFQPVRDVTRITVYTIGRIFHYGNVMACYRSSRAHPVVVDAGSAAHPSH, from the coding sequence ATGACCGCGGCTGGTGAACGCTTCTGCATCCTCATTCCCTGCCTCAACGAGGAACGCGCCATTGCGCGCGTCGTCGGCGAGGCCCTGGAACTGGGCCTGCCTGTCATCGTCGTCGACGACGGATCGGACGATCGCACCCCGGATATCGTCGGTGCGCTGCCGGTCACCCTGCTCCGCCACGACACACGGCGGGGCAAGGGCGAAGCGTTGCGCACCGGGTTTCGCGAAGCGCTCAGGCAGGGCATCGACAACGTGATCACGATGGACGGCGACGGGCAGCATCGCGCGTCCGACATTCCGGCGATCCTCGAGGCCAACCGGCGTTATCCGGGCAGCATCGTGATCGGCGCGCGGCTGCTCGCCCGCGACCAGCAACCGCCGGGTCGCCGCCGGGCCAATGCCGTGGCCGACTGGGGCATCTCGTGGGCCTGCGGCCGACCGGTGGCCGACACGCAGAGCGGCCAGCGGCTCTACCCACGTGCCGCCATCGAACTGGTGGACCTGCCGGCGGAGCATTTCGTCTTCGAGGCCGCGCTGCTGATCACCGCCTGCCGCGAACGCGGCATCGGTGTCGTCTCCGTGCCGATCGCTTCGCGTTACGAAGGCGAGTTCCGGCTCAGCCATTTCCAGCCCGTACGCGACGTCACCCGTATCACGGTCTACACGATCGGGCGCATCTTTCACTACGGCAATGTCATGGCCTGCTACCGCTCGTCACGCGCCCACCCCGTCGTGGTCGATGCCGGCAGCGCCGCGCACCCTTCGCATTGA
- a CDS encoding beta-ketoacyl-[acyl-carrier-protein] synthase family protein, with product MPPLAIRAYTATSALGRGLDAHAAAIASSQGGLRPNDFSSAPLPCWIGRVDGLEDEPLPPEWAGWDCRNNRLAWLALQQDGFAGAVHAARERYGASRVAVLLGTSTASIGLTEEGYRRLDDGRMPADLRRPMLHTPHSLAGFVATTFALEGPCLTVATACSSSAKVFANAERMIRLGLIDAAVVGGTDTLCDSVLFGFNSLELVSASPCQPFDAERAGISIGEAAGFALLERAVEGEHLPLLIGYGEASDAHHMSTPHPEGLGAELALDDALTRAGLVATKVDYINLHGTASQKNDEVEAALVARRFPATTRASSTKGFTGHTLGAAGILEAALTLLAMRDGVVPANLGASVPDPLCGPQMAWQRETADIRFALSNSFGFGGNNACLAFARAGEPA from the coding sequence ATGCCCCCCCTCGCCATACGCGCGTACACGGCGACCTCCGCGCTGGGTCGCGGTCTCGACGCACACGCCGCCGCCATCGCCTCGTCACAAGGGGGCCTTCGTCCGAACGACTTCAGTTCCGCGCCGCTACCGTGCTGGATCGGGCGCGTCGACGGCCTCGAAGACGAACCCCTCCCACCCGAATGGGCCGGGTGGGACTGCCGCAACAACCGGCTCGCCTGGCTGGCCCTGCAACAGGATGGTTTCGCCGGTGCCGTGCATGCGGCACGCGAGCGTTATGGCGCCTCCCGCGTCGCCGTGCTGCTGGGCACCTCCACCGCCAGCATCGGCCTGACCGAAGAGGGTTACCGCCGCCTGGACGACGGGCGCATGCCCGCGGACCTGCGACGCCCCATGCTGCATACCCCGCATTCGCTGGCCGGCTTCGTCGCCACCACGTTCGCGCTCGAGGGTCCCTGCCTCACCGTCGCCACGGCCTGCTCGTCGAGCGCCAAGGTGTTCGCCAACGCGGAGCGGATGATCCGGCTGGGCCTGATCGATGCCGCCGTCGTCGGCGGTACCGACACGCTATGCGACAGCGTGCTGTTCGGCTTCAACTCGCTGGAACTTGTCTCGGCGTCGCCGTGCCAGCCGTTCGACGCGGAGCGCGCCGGCATCTCGATCGGCGAGGCCGCCGGCTTCGCCCTGCTGGAACGTGCCGTGGAGGGTGAACACCTGCCGCTGTTGATCGGCTACGGCGAGGCCAGCGATGCCCACCACATGTCCACGCCCCATCCCGAAGGCCTGGGCGCCGAACTGGCCCTCGACGACGCCTTGACCCGCGCCGGCCTCGTGGCGACGAAGGTGGATTACATCAACCTGCACGGCACCGCCAGCCAGAAGAACGACGAAGTCGAGGCCGCGCTGGTAGCGCGCCGCTTCCCCGCCACGACGCGCGCCAGTTCGACCAAGGGCTTTACCGGACACACCCTGGGTGCCGCCGGCATCCTCGAAGCCGCATTGACCCTGCTCGCGATGCGCGACGGCGTCGTGCCGGCCAACCTCGGCGCGAGCGTGCCGGACCCGCTGTGCGGTCCGCAGATGGCCTGGCAGCGGGAGACCGCCGATATCCGCTTCGCCCTGAGCAATTCCTTCGGCTTCGGTGGTAACAACGCATGCCTGGCATTCGCACGCGCCGGAGAACCGGCATGA
- a CDS encoding beta-ketoacyl synthase chain length factor: protein MSAALTVWVKGVGLWAPGVANWTSFLAVVNDGAAPETATTRPTADVLPPNERRRAPESVLLAAAAAGQAVQMSGYDAASLPCVFASAHGDQAITDYMCTTLASAPTELSPTKFHNSVHNAPAGYWTIATHCHASSSAITGGEATFGAGLLEAATLAVADDRNVLLASYDIAGTGPLGEMTSSTGPFACALVLSPHEDRSAMRLDLMPTVGNSAHEPSGDPWMDTVAASNPSALALPLLRALAHGRPTALRVAAAQGLDLHIDLEISA, encoded by the coding sequence ATGAGCGCGGCGCTGACCGTATGGGTCAAGGGCGTCGGCCTGTGGGCACCCGGCGTGGCGAACTGGACGAGCTTCCTCGCCGTCGTCAACGACGGTGCCGCGCCCGAAACGGCCACGACGCGTCCCACGGCGGACGTCCTGCCGCCCAACGAACGCCGGCGTGCGCCGGAAAGCGTGCTGCTTGCCGCCGCCGCCGCCGGACAGGCCGTGCAGATGAGCGGCTACGATGCCGCCTCGCTGCCCTGCGTGTTCGCTTCCGCGCACGGTGACCAGGCCATCACGGACTACATGTGCACCACCCTGGCCAGCGCACCGACCGAACTGTCGCCGACGAAATTCCACAACTCGGTGCACAACGCCCCGGCCGGTTACTGGACCATCGCCACGCACTGCCATGCCAGCTCCAGCGCGATAACGGGCGGTGAGGCTACGTTCGGTGCCGGCCTGCTCGAAGCCGCCACGCTGGCGGTCGCGGACGACCGGAACGTGCTGCTCGCCAGCTACGACATCGCCGGCACCGGGCCGCTGGGCGAGATGACCAGCAGCACCGGGCCCTTCGCCTGCGCACTGGTGCTGTCGCCGCATGAAGACCGTTCCGCCATGCGGCTCGACCTGATGCCCACCGTGGGCAACAGCGCCCATGAGCCCTCGGGCGATCCATGGATGGATACAGTAGCGGCGAGCAATCCTTCCGCCCTGGCGCTGCCGCTGCTGCGCGCCCTGGCACATGGCCGCCCCACCGCCCTGCGAGTGGCGGCCGCCCAGGGGCTTGACCTGCATATCGATCTGGAGATCTCGGCATGA
- the hemF gene encoding oxygen-dependent coproporphyrinogen oxidase, protein MSEQADLAESFLRGLQDRICAAVEAIDGTARFEEDAWTRPAGGGGRTRVLRDGAVFEQAGVNFSRVSGSQLPPSATAHRPDLVGGSFVATGVSLVLHPRNPYIPTTHANVRYFEASKEGAEPVWWFGGGFDLTPFYPFDEDVRHWHRTARDLCAPYGDDVYARYKQWCDEYFYLKHRGETRGVGGLFYDDVNEGGFARCLDFTRDVGQGFLDGYLPIVERRRDTPYGEREREFQLYRRGRYVEFNLVYDRGTLFGLQSGGRTESILMSLPPRVRFEYAYTPEADTAEARLSEYLKPRDWI, encoded by the coding sequence ATGTCCGAACAAGCCGACCTAGCCGAATCGTTCCTGCGCGGGCTGCAGGACCGCATCTGCGCCGCCGTGGAAGCCATCGACGGCACCGCGCGGTTCGAGGAAGACGCGTGGACGCGCCCCGCCGGCGGCGGTGGTCGCACCCGCGTGCTGCGCGACGGCGCGGTGTTCGAGCAGGCGGGAGTGAACTTCTCGCGCGTTTCCGGCTCGCAGCTGCCGCCCAGCGCGACGGCGCATCGGCCCGACCTGGTCGGTGGCAGTTTCGTCGCCACGGGCGTGTCGCTGGTGCTTCACCCGCGTAACCCGTATATCCCGACCACCCATGCCAACGTCCGCTATTTCGAGGCATCGAAGGAAGGCGCGGAGCCGGTCTGGTGGTTCGGCGGCGGTTTCGACCTCACGCCGTTCTACCCGTTCGACGAAGACGTGCGTCACTGGCATCGCACGGCAAGGGACCTGTGCGCACCCTACGGCGACGATGTCTACGCGCGTTACAAACAATGGTGCGACGAGTATTTCTACCTGAAGCACCGGGGCGAGACGCGTGGCGTGGGCGGCCTGTTCTACGACGACGTCAACGAAGGCGGCTTTGCACGCTGCCTCGATTTCACGCGCGACGTCGGCCAGGGTTTCCTCGACGGCTACCTGCCCATCGTCGAACGCCGTCGCGACACGCCCTATGGCGAGCGCGAACGGGAGTTCCAACTCTATCGGCGCGGCCGCTACGTCGAGTTCAACCTGGTCTACGACCGCGGCACCTTGTTCGGCCTGCAATCCGGCGGGCGCACCGAGTCCATCCTGATGAGCCTGCCGCCGCGTGTCCGCTTCGAGTACGCCTACACCCCGGAAGCGGACACCGCCGAGGCCCGGCTGTCCGAATACCTCAAGCCGCGCGACTGGATCTGA
- the glnK gene encoding P-II family nitrogen regulator, with translation MKLVVAIIKPFKLDDVREALAEVGVQGVTVTEVKGFGRQKGHTELYRGAEYVVDFLPKIKLEVAVADDQIERVVEAIQAAARTGKIGDGKIFVSQLDQVVRIRTGELDNDAL, from the coding sequence ATGAAGCTGGTCGTCGCCATCATCAAGCCGTTCAAGCTGGACGACGTCCGCGAGGCCCTCGCCGAGGTCGGTGTCCAGGGCGTCACGGTGACCGAGGTCAAGGGTTTCGGCCGTCAGAAGGGCCATACGGAGCTCTACCGGGGTGCCGAGTACGTGGTCGACTTCCTGCCGAAGATCAAGCTGGAGGTGGCCGTGGCCGACGACCAGATCGAGCGCGTGGTCGAGGCGATCCAGGCCGCGGCCCGCACGGGCAAGATCGGCGACGGCAAGATCTTCGTCAGCCAGCTCGACCAGGTGGTGCGTATCCGCACCGGCGAACTGGACAACGACGCCCTCTGA
- the ubiK gene encoding ubiquinone biosynthesis accessory factor UbiK, translated as MDVQGIDQLAQRLASLVPPGLAQAREDMHANFKDILAQGLRRLDLVTREEFDVQSQVLARTREKLDALEKRLADLEVSVAQHGQPGRP; from the coding sequence ATGGATGTGCAGGGTATCGATCAACTCGCACAGCGGTTGGCATCGTTGGTTCCGCCAGGGTTGGCGCAAGCGCGTGAGGATATGCACGCCAACTTCAAAGATATTCTGGCGCAGGGACTACGCCGCCTCGATCTCGTTACTCGTGAAGAATTCGATGTGCAGAGCCAGGTGCTGGCTCGTACGCGAGAAAAGCTCGACGCTCTGGAAAAGCGCCTCGCCGACCTGGAAGTCAGCGTAGCGCAGCACGGCCAGCCAGGAAGGCCGTAA
- a CDS encoding YdcF family protein produces the protein MAGLLKPLRRGVWRYLSDRDILVAAGVTLVVFVGSLGLVYVAHLVNVWRIAWRSPVLGNTRRALLIFGRMLVQDRPEADFIGRLARGRDNVLAGRADRVLLLGGSSGGSISEAEAGRRWLAAAGEWPAEVPVTLEQLSIDSLENLRHARELLRPAHAAPLPAVWLVTSRYHLARCLYLARRLGFDAAPIAAEPRLALSGRYIVRMLMEAGYLMWIDIGMRWASLTGNRRMAARIS, from the coding sequence ATGGCCGGCTTACTCAAACCCCTCCGCCGCGGCGTCTGGCGCTACCTGAGCGATCGCGACATCCTGGTCGCGGCAGGGGTGACCCTCGTCGTCTTCGTCGGCAGCCTCGGCCTGGTCTACGTGGCGCATCTGGTCAACGTGTGGCGCATTGCATGGCGCAGTCCCGTCCTCGGCAACACGCGCCGCGCGCTGCTGATCTTCGGGCGCATGCTGGTCCAGGATCGGCCGGAGGCGGATTTCATCGGTCGCCTGGCACGGGGCCGGGACAACGTGCTGGCCGGCCGGGCCGACCGGGTCCTGCTGCTGGGCGGCAGCAGCGGCGGTTCGATCAGCGAAGCCGAGGCCGGCCGACGCTGGCTGGCCGCGGCCGGCGAGTGGCCCGCGGAGGTCCCCGTGACGCTGGAGCAGCTGTCGATCGATTCCCTCGAAAACCTGCGGCACGCGCGCGAACTCCTGCGCCCCGCTCACGCGGCGCCGTTGCCTGCGGTCTGGCTGGTCACCAGCCGCTATCATCTGGCCCGCTGTCTGTACCTGGCGCGACGGCTCGGCTTCGATGCCGCGCCCATCGCGGCGGAGCCCCGCCTGGCGCTGTCGGGCCGCTATATCGTGCGGATGCTGATGGAAGCGGGTTACCTGATGTGGATCGACATCGGCATGCGCTGGGCGTCGCTCACCGGCAATCGGCGGATGGCCGCGCGCATTTCCTGA
- a CDS encoding phosphotransferase, giving the protein MLDRADFIDLIPHAGDMCLLDGVLAWDAASIHAVSTRHGLDTHPLRGEHGLHAVHLAEYGAQAMAVHGALLAKEQGQTEPKPGMLVSLRGVRLAVDRIDTLAGAIDVHATCLIADGSGAQYTFRIAHDGVEIASGRAAVIHPGG; this is encoded by the coding sequence ATGCTGGACAGGGCCGACTTCATCGATCTCATCCCGCACGCGGGCGACATGTGCCTGCTCGATGGCGTGCTGGCGTGGGATGCCGCGTCCATCCATGCGGTAAGCACCCGCCATGGGCTCGACACCCACCCCTTGCGCGGTGAGCACGGCCTGCACGCGGTGCACCTGGCCGAGTACGGCGCACAGGCCATGGCCGTACACGGCGCACTGTTGGCGAAGGAGCAGGGCCAGACCGAACCGAAGCCCGGCATGCTGGTCAGCCTGCGGGGTGTGCGACTGGCCGTCGACCGCATCGACACGCTGGCCGGCGCCATCGACGTGCACGCCACCTGCCTGATCGCCGACGGCTCGGGCGCGCAATACACGTTCCGCATCGCGCACGATGGCGTGGAGATCGCGTCGGGGCGAGCGGCGGTGATTCACCCGGGCGGGTGA
- the gpmA gene encoding 2,3-diphosphoglycerate-dependent phosphoglycerate mutase, with protein MYKLVMIRHGQSAWNLENRFSGWADVDLSEQGVAEAREAGRLLKEAGFTFDVAHTSYLKRAVRTLWHAQDAMDLMWIPVVTDWRLNERHYGALTGLNKAETAAKYGNDQVHVWRRSYDTPPPALEAGAMAFADDARYEGIDVPLTECLKDTVARVLPYWHEVLAPAIREGRNVLMAAHGNSMRALVKYFDGISDDDIAELNIPNGIPLVYEFDADLKAVKHYYLGDQADIEARMAAVANQGKAK; from the coding sequence ATGTACAAGCTTGTCATGATCCGCCACGGCCAGTCGGCCTGGAACCTCGAAAACCGCTTCAGCGGCTGGGCCGATGTCGACCTGAGCGAGCAGGGCGTGGCCGAGGCCCGCGAGGCGGGTCGCCTCCTGAAGGAAGCCGGCTTCACCTTCGACGTGGCGCATACGTCCTACCTCAAGCGCGCCGTGCGCACCCTGTGGCATGCGCAGGACGCCATGGACCTGATGTGGATTCCGGTGGTTACCGACTGGCGCCTCAACGAGCGTCACTACGGTGCGCTGACCGGCCTCAACAAGGCCGAGACGGCGGCGAAGTACGGCAACGACCAGGTCCATGTCTGGCGCCGCAGCTACGACACGCCGCCCCCGGCGCTCGAGGCCGGTGCCATGGCCTTTGCCGACGATGCCCGCTACGAGGGCATCGACGTGCCGCTGACCGAGTGCCTGAAGGACACCGTGGCCCGCGTGCTGCCGTACTGGCACGAGGTGCTGGCCCCGGCGATCAGGGAGGGCCGGAACGTCCTCATGGCCGCCCACGGCAATTCCATGCGCGCGCTGGTGAAGTACTTCGACGGCATCTCCGACGACGATATCGCCGAGCTCAACATCCCCAACGGCATTCCGCTGGTGTACGAGTTCGATGCCGATCTGAAGGCCGTGAAGCACTACTACCTGGGCGACCAGGCCGACATCGAAGCCCGGATGGCCGCGGTGGCCAACCAGGGCAAAGCGAAGTAA
- a CDS encoding NAD(P)/FAD-dependent oxidoreductase translates to MDRTTHDAIILGGGLAGLTLALQLKGEYPDIRIVVLERNVHPLPVAAHKVGESTVEIAAHYLAETLGLREHLESEHIRKFGFRFFFSEGRDDLADVVELGVRAVLPTPSYQIDRGILENFLAEEATRRGIVFLAGAVVRGFEIGPSDEPHTVRFRHQDEDHVAEARWLLDASGRAGMIRRKLELTRDNGHHANAVWFRIDDRLAIDDWCADAEWQARCDPAERWRSTNHLCGPGYWLWLIPLSSGAHSVGIVADATMHPIEGMRDFDLALAWMHEHQPLVAREVEKRRDKLLDFAFFRNFSYSCSRMYSSDRWALTGEAGAFLDPFYSPGSDFIAISNTYIVALVGLDRRGEPLAPHARLYERLFFSFYENTLSMYRGQYNLFGDPEVLPIKVIWDYAYYWGVLCQLVFQKRLADSSLIATLGPELTAASQLNTDMQAFFQRWHAVSERRNPRTMLDQRELAWFAQMNATLHDTLDTEALTTRLRDNVHMMRLLAAAIVERAAADHPSVLDDAAHLLDLEGPRTELFPTLVEAA, encoded by the coding sequence ATGGATCGCACGACACACGACGCAATCATCCTCGGTGGAGGCCTTGCCGGCCTGACGCTGGCCCTGCAACTGAAGGGCGAATACCCCGACATACGCATCGTGGTGCTCGAACGCAACGTGCATCCGTTGCCAGTGGCGGCACACAAGGTGGGCGAGTCCACGGTGGAGATCGCCGCGCACTACTTGGCGGAAACGCTGGGTCTGCGTGAGCACCTGGAGTCCGAACACATTCGCAAGTTCGGCTTCCGCTTCTTCTTCTCCGAGGGGCGCGACGACCTCGCCGACGTGGTGGAACTGGGCGTTCGCGCCGTGTTACCGACGCCGAGCTACCAGATCGACCGCGGCATCCTGGAAAACTTCCTCGCCGAGGAAGCGACCCGTCGCGGCATCGTGTTCCTCGCGGGCGCCGTCGTGCGCGGCTTCGAGATCGGCCCGTCCGACGAGCCTCACACCGTGCGCTTCCGGCACCAGGACGAAGACCATGTGGCGGAGGCCCGCTGGCTGCTCGATGCCTCGGGCCGCGCGGGCATGATCCGCCGCAAGCTGGAACTCACGCGCGACAACGGGCACCACGCCAACGCGGTCTGGTTCCGCATCGACGACCGCCTGGCCATCGACGACTGGTGCGCCGACGCCGAATGGCAGGCGCGCTGCGATCCCGCGGAACGCTGGCGCTCGACCAACCATTTGTGCGGCCCGGGCTACTGGCTGTGGCTGATCCCGCTGTCGTCCGGTGCGCATTCCGTCGGCATCGTGGCGGATGCCACCATGCATCCGATCGAGGGCATGCGCGATTTCGACCTTGCGCTCGCCTGGATGCATGAGCACCAGCCGCTGGTGGCGCGCGAGGTGGAAAAGCGACGTGACAAGCTGCTCGACTTCGCCTTCTTCCGGAACTTCTCCTATAGCTGCTCGCGCATGTATTCCTCCGATCGCTGGGCGCTCACCGGGGAAGCCGGCGCCTTCCTCGATCCGTTCTATTCGCCCGGCAGCGATTTCATCGCCATCTCCAACACCTACATCGTCGCACTGGTCGGGCTGGACCGTCGCGGTGAGCCCCTGGCGCCGCACGCACGCCTCTACGAGCGGCTGTTCTTTTCGTTCTACGAGAACACGCTGTCGATGTACCGCGGGCAGTACAACCTGTTCGGCGACCCCGAGGTGCTGCCGATCAAGGTGATCTGGGATTACGCCTACTACTGGGGCGTGCTGTGCCAGCTGGTGTTCCAGAAGCGCCTTGCGGACAGTTCGCTCATCGCAACCCTGGGGCCGGAACTGACCGCGGCGTCACAGCTCAATACGGACATGCAGGCCTTCTTCCAACGCTGGCACGCGGTATCGGAACGACGTAATCCGCGCACCATGCTCGACCAGCGTGAGCTGGCCTGGTTCGCGCAGATGAACGCCACGCTGCACGACACCCTGGACACGGAAGCACTGACGACGCGCCTGCGCGACAACGTGCACATGATGCGACTGCTCGCCGCCGCCATCGTGGAACGCGCTGCCGCCGATCATCCGTCCGTGCTGGACGACGCCGCGCACCTGCTCGACCTCGAAGGCCCCCGCACCGAACTGTTCCCCACCCTGGTCGAAGCCGCGTAG